The following DNA comes from Fusarium verticillioides 7600 chromosome 9, whole genome shotgun sequence.
AGCGAACTGGTAGGCACCTTTCTAGGTAGTTTAGCGGGCTCGATGGACCCCCATTCTCCCTATCCCTATCCATATCCGTGCTATTGGCGACCCCTCCCTAACTTTTGCTGATAGTTTCCCCTCATCATTGACCTCCCAGTTGGACTCGTCCCAGCGACAGTTGTCCTATTGACCCAAAGCATTACCGACCTGTCAGCCCAAGACTTTGACGATATCCTCCACCGCTTTGATCAGACAGACGATGTCTGGGATAGCCATTTCCTGTCTTTTGTTGTCTCTGCCCATCATGACGTAGTCAACCCCATCAAATCCTGACTGCCACATACTCGCGGATCGATTGCAATCTCTTGGTACAAAGCGAGCAGTCTTGATCGACCAATCAAAGCTGGAAATCAATGCTCTGGCTTAGAGTCCCCTTGCTTCGCCACTGCCATGAGATTCTTGCTAGTGAGGAATCTCCAGATACTTACGCAGCTTCTGTGGCATCGATCGTTCAGTCGTGAGTTCTTCTGCCAATGTTCTGCTCCATGCTATGCTACGCTCTCCCTTCCTCGCCTACAACACATAAAAGCATTGTATATTCAGATGCAACAACCGTCTGTGTGTCCCACAATCAATCCATCGCCATTCCCTCCCGTCTCTATTCCCCACTAACCCCCGAGTTGTCCTTGAATGGTCTTAGAGTCGGAATGAAGCACGACATCCATATTACTGGCGCCAAAACATCTGCCTCCTCTCTGAACTATAGTGAATTCCATGGCATCAAGTCCCAGAATGCCCCTGGCCACTCAGCGATTGGTAGATCTCGTCGCCGTCGCCCTAGGCAAGACAAGCACGAGCCAGCCCGCTGACGCTGAGATCCGACCGGCCTTTCACGCCCCCTCACGGTCACGCGATCACGTCCCCCATTGGGAGTAGCGCTGGTGGAAGTGTGCGTCAACTGGCACTAGCCATTCCGACGGCTACGGCCTCCGGCCCTCCCGGAGAGCTAGGAGCGTTGAAGGAACGGTTGTTATTCATAAGTGAGTTTCGGCTACAAGAGATTGAGCCCCGTTTAAGTGACGTATCATGCTTACTTCGCCATTAGTGATCTCGACGCCATGGAGGTTCTCTCCAAGGAACCTCAGTGTACCTACATTGTCTCTTACCACCTTTACCCTGACAAACCCCTGACCTTCATACACCTTATCCAACTATCCCTCGTCGAGCGGGTAGGGCGCAAGAGATCTACGACAGGACAGTTAAGGTACTCGAGAAAGCCTTAGGCGTCACGGGACGTATTGTAGATTTCCATCAAGAGTGGAAGAGATCTCCATGGTCTTTCTGGAATACTTGAGGGAAGTCGTCTATGATTATATCGCTCGGGGTCAATAGAAAGAGCAATCTACATTCAAGTGTGAGTAACAGGCCAAGTTCGGCTGTCCACCTTATGTCAATCCTCCTTCCAGATTCAGTTGGTAACTTAGTATCACCATGACTGAACAACACTTCTCAATTCTGAGGTCTATAGGTCAAGAGTTTCAAGCCTTTACCAAGGGTAAATTCAGCTGCAATGGCATTTCGATGACACTATTCAAAATTGGGGAGCTGGATCGTCGTGACGGATACAAACCAGAGTGAGTCTTGCCCAGTGCCAGATGACGCTGATTTTCTGACGCTTTCTGCCAATATTCTGCGGCCTTCCTAAAgttcaaggttgagaaacaAAGATGAATTTGGTTGAGGGCTACGGCCAGCCTTATAGATACCCAAGGCTCGCCAGCTCAATCGTTTTTCCAGTGACTCAAATGCcaatcttctcatctgcaaGCCAGAGTGAGGAGAGCTCTCGAGTTATTACTTTACTTATTGGCTTTCCAAGGTAAGCCTGCCACCAATCACTGATAACTGTTCTCGTTAGAGATTGACTCCACCAGGAATAGACATGCGCATCGTTGACATAACAAACAAGTTActggaggagcttggcattCCCTAGACTGTGCTGACGGGCCGGACCTCACTCGATATGGACTGATCTGTAGGGGGGGCGGAAGATGGAAATGTAAAAGTTAGTACTCTAAAGAATGACATACAGACACCACTTTGTCATTACTTCTTAATATTATTTCGACTCCAAGCCAGAAAACCAACGAGCCATTTCTGAGGATACGCTCTATCTGGCGGACTTTGCCTGACTCGGGAACTCAATAACCGATCGGGTTTTTGGCATGATATGATCTCCGCTTTGGTTGGTTATCTTGCAGTTTTCAGCGTTTGACTGAGGTACGTCTCGACTAGTCACCGCAGCTGAAGCTTACCTGCATATACGATGTGGGGCAAGGTGTGCTATTCCGCCTATACCTTTCTTTCTGTTCATACCCGCGTTGCATTGAGGATGGCCATAAATGGTTCTGATGTGATGCCAAGACCAGGCTGCAGAAGAAAATCCAATATTCCAAGGCAATAAGTTTCTGCACGAATCCAATATTGCTTACCCTGCTTTTCAGCTCTCCTGTGAAGATGCAGGCTCGGCCGAAATGGCCAAAAGCGTAAAGATCAGAGAGATCGCCGCTTGGCATGCGTATCCGTTCATTCGTAGCCATGATCTAGAGAAATGCATATAAGAATGGCGAATCACTCATCACTTAGCACTCGATGTCTCTATCGCTTTCCAAGTTAttgttgaacttcttctccttgtaATGCCAACTGCCCACCCCTGCCTGTGAATATGTCTCAACCCGTGTCTACCAGACCActccaagatgatctggctgctgctggacaGGAAGAAACGCAGCGACAGCCGACAGGGACCCTGGTCACAGAAGAACACCACACCGGAACCAGAACATCTAACAATAATGGACACGAGGACAACAGCGCACGTAATCGAAACAACTACGGGGAATCAAATGCCTTGTACAAACTGCTCAACAAAGTAGCAGACGAGACCGGTGCGATAATTCAACTCAACCTTGAGTGGAATAAGTTGAAGAGTATGGTCAACGATCCTTGTCCAGAGGATGAAAATAAAACCCCCCTCCATCTTGCAGCACAGAAAGGCTTCAGAAGTGTGGTCAAGAAATTACTCGATGAAGGTGCGGCGGATGTATCTGtcggtgatgaagatgaatggACGGCACTTCATTTCGCTTGCTCAGAGGGTCACATAGAAGTGATTGATGAGCTACTCAGACATGGCGCTGACCCCAGGCTGACTGACAGCTTTGGGAGAAATCCGCTTCACGTTGCTAGCCGCGATGGCCAGGAAGCAGCTTTTAACGCTATCTTCAAAAAGTGCCCCGAACTTCTCGGAACAACTACGAAGGCAGGCATTACCCCTCTGCACTACGCCATTTTGTACAGCAGGGAACAAATAGTTGATATCTGTCTTGAAAAAGGCGCAGCtatcgatgtcaaggataGCGACGGCTGGACACCATTAATGACGGCGGTAGTGTTTAAAAACAAGAGTACGATGGACAAGTTGATCCGGCGCTTGAAAAAAGGGGTTAAATCAGAGCTTTCCACGAGTCTCGACACCCGCGACAATGATGGAAAAACCCCGCTGATGGTAGCGTGTAAGATACGTTGGAGTGAAGCGGTCAAGGTCTTAGGTTCGGCTGGTGCTAGTTACGATCTCCGTGACTGCAACGGACGTACAGCCCTCCACTACGCAGTAGAGTCTAGAAAATTGCCAATCATTCGAACTCTTATCGAAAATACGGATCCCGAGCTTCTTCTAGAGACAGATGTCACTGGAAAGTCGGCGTTCGAACATTTCGATTTCGACCAGGCCGCCAACGAAGAGTCCCAGCCTACTAGCATCACGGAACTATTTTTCGAACGTGTTTTGTCTGGATACActaaaaaaaagaaactgGAGTGGAATTTAAAAGGATCAAAGCGAAGTAAAACATCTCGAAAGCTGATAGAAACTCTGACTCGGGATAACATTTTCGATGGCATCGACACTGAGGGCTTAGGCGTATTTGAGCTGGCAGTTCACTCAAGACTGCCATGGCTCCTCTGGATTCTCATCGACAAATTTCCTGCAACACAAGAGGCCCTTAAGCTAGTTCagaaagctcaagaactTGCAAGGAACTTACTTCCGCCAGAGAGAATATCCAAGAAGTCGAAGAGGCTCATACAGACCGAGCCTAGAGCAGATCAGGACGATAAAAAGCCAGTTAGAAAGGACCCGGTCCTGTCCGACATGTTAAGCTACCTGAGCGACTTTATTGTGGCAGAAACCTATAGGCGAAGTTTATTTAAACCCATTAAGCCGCGAGAAAATCTTGAAGAGGTACTGCCCGAATTTCAAGCTACCATCACCCAATTCCTCATAGGTGGAATCGAGAGCTCCCAGGGCGAAACAAAATGGATTAAGCAATGGCGTTCGGTTCAAGATGTGATCTATAGAAAAGGTCCGGGGAGAATTGCCAAGGAAACGATGGACAGATGGTTTCCCGATTCACAGATTAAGGAGGACGATACCCAGATCACGACACGGCCTAAATGGATCCATCTACCGGTGACCAACGTATTACACCTCTTCCATTGGAACTCGAGATTACTGACTAATTGGACACAGATTGTTTGGATGGAAGTAAGCGTCGGCATTCAAAGAAGTGCAGAAAGGGCGGGCAAGTGTTGACATTTTACAGGACCTTATGAAGAGGAtcttggaagaaaggaaatTATCCACAAAACATAAAAGGAGTGTTGCGTCATTCTTACGCAGCAGTTGGGTTCAAGTCCCCGATCGTACATCCGATTCACGACTGATGCGGCCTCTCTACGTCGCCAAACAGgacgatgaagttgacgTGCCGGAGACGGTTGACCCGATTTCGACTCAAGGCTCTAGCAGGGTTGACCCAGGTTCGATTCCTGGCGAAGTTGTCAATAGCAAGACGAAGATCAAGAGCACCCAAAGACAGAATGAGCAGACACTACCAACTATCTCTGCAGCTTATGTGAGTGGTTTTTTATCCTGTTTTTCTCGAGCTAATAGAACACTTAGATGCCGTATCTTTCCTTCTCCAAGTATACTGTTCGCCCACCTACTGATGAGCCAGAGAAGAGGGAacgcttcttcaacaagctgCTACAGGCCTACAAAGATGATGCACTTCACCGATCTGCTACGCTGGACGAATCATATTATCATTTTGGGTCAGATGAAGCGTCTAGAGAGGACCGAGATAACCGTAACAAGGAGCAGATTGTCACAAAGTACTTGAAGGGACAAATTGGAGAGTCCGATCACGCCTTTACTCTAATACGAGTCAAGCAGCTTTGGGTTTGGACCATTCTGGATGGTAAGTTGCACAAGACCATTTCCTATCTCATTTCTTAGCATGGCTGCTTAATGGTTTCTATGCAGAGTGGGTTGTTACCGCCACATCACATGCAGTTGACGaactccaagaagatgactTGCCGAGAGACTTCTTGAATCATCCAGTCGTACAAGAACAAATcacagaagaagcatcatctcaacctAAATTCGCGGCTCACATCGCAACACTTATTGCAAACTATTGCGTAGATGCTTATGAGAGAAAACGGACCAATGAAGAGCAAAACAGCGACAGTTCAGCTACCAATAGCCATGGTGGGGGTGAAAAGCGTACTCGCTCGATTCGCCAAATCTTCTCTGATACTGTTAATGATATTGTTCGTCTCACGTACCCATTTTCAAACAAGACAGAATTCGGCTAATACTTGCTCAggcgagaaaagagaaaggatTGTTTGAtgattgtcttggcttgtaCGTTGACCCACAATCTAGTTGAAAGCCGTGAGTTGTTCCTGACCTAGTCGCTTATAGAATAAAATcgcagaagaaagaaaattcTGACAATCTGGGAGCTGTTATTAAAGATGCTTCGGGTTTGGCTTGCGATATCAAAGATCTTCGTGATGAACTCAACATCCTACGCAGCATTGCCAATTCTCAAGAAACTGTTCAAAGAGAAATGACTGGGAATCCTGAAACTTCCGCTGGCATTACGGGGCTCTATTTCAGGAAGGacattgaagaaatggagaaCGTTGCTAAGCGTACACAGGAGAGTGTAAGCAAGGCTTCCATCTATGAGTAGTACAGAATCGGCAATGCTAACATCTAATATAGGTGGATACGATCCTGAGCCTTGCTGAAACTGAAATTGCAAATGATCAGGCACGCCAGGCTACGAAGCAAGGAAGAACCATGATGGTCTTTACAGTGATCACCATCGTGTTTGTAGGTGTATAAACTTAACGAACATAATCCGCATGCTAACAGGCCCTCTACAGCTGCCACTCTCCTTTCTTTCGTCCTTGTTTGCATTGAGTGACGTACCCTTCGCCCAAACCCCCGGCTGGGTTCATGTTGTAATTTGTAAGTCTCTGATGATGTGTTGCTGGGAGAACCCTCGAAACTGACAAACTTCCTCAGTCCTCGTTTCCTTTGCGATTGCTGTTCCCTTTGCGTCCATTGCTATATTTTCAGACGTCGTCGCAAAACAATGGGGAAAGATTTGGGACCCAATCGAGGAATGGTTGTCAAATCGCTGGCGTGAACATCTAAAGAGACATAGGGAACGGAAGGGCAGAAACGCTGCATCTCATGtttgaagccaagatcgcATATGGATTCTCGACGGGGGCTTTTATGGTTCTTGAATAGTGGTGCCTTTCCCTACCTACTGCAGCATTCAACTTCACGGCATCGAATCCTTAAATCTGCGATATCCTGAACGGTAAATTCGTAAGAAAAATGAATCTGCGGAGACCAGAATCGCAATTCTTTTAATTCATGTAGAAATGTTCGCTCACCAAGAGATCTCTATTAACTAAGTTTTCACTCTTTCCGACCTCAACGCCTAATACCGATCCCCCAGCCCTAATACAATGCTGTATCTGTTTTCTCAACTGATTCAGAGATAATGTACAAGGGACAGCCTTAAAAGTCTATCATGGCTCTCCGCCTGTTCTCAACAGCCCTTTTCGAAACTTCGATATTAGGCGCGATCAACTCAAACGCATGAGGCACGCCGGGATAAACATGCAGCTCAACAGGAACGTTTTGCGCAAGCAGTCTCGCAGCATACGTGATGACCTCATCGCGGAATATATCAAGGTCTCCGGTATCGAGATAGGTTGGTGGTAAATTAGCTGTACTTATTGCCCGAGCCGGAGCCGTGTATTGCGAGACAGGGGCATCTGGTTTTCCTGCTTGGTCTCCAAGAAGTCCCGTCCACCCTACTTTATTCTCTGCCCACGTCCAGGTAGCGAAGGGCCTCAGACCCTCATTCTCTACCAGATTGCGGTCGTCGAGCATCGGGTAGATCAGAATTTGCTTGGCTAGAGGAGGCTGTAGGTTTCGGTCACGAGCAATCAAACCGACGCCTGCAGCAacacctccacctccgcTGTACCCAAGGAGGGCGATTCTTGCCGGGTCCACGTTGAACTCATCTGCGTTATTCCGTAGCCAAGTCAAGGCAGTATAGCCATCTTGAGCAGGGATGGGGCCCTTGAATTTAGGAGCAAGCCGATAATTGACACTGAAGACAGGGATAGAAGTTTCCATGACTAGTTCTGACAATATCTTTGCTCCAGATTCCGCTGAGCCCATTATCATGCCTCCTCCGtgaaaatgaagaagagctggTCCTGGGCTTGATTGGGAGCCCCTTTTTCTAAAGCTGAGGGCTGTAATAGTATGGCCGTCGGAAGTATCGATTGGGTGAGTGGTTTGCTCCACGCCCGGATGAACCACCGGTTTGGGAATGAAGGCTTCCATGGACGCTTCACGTCGTCTAGCAGAGCCCTCGATATCATCTAAAGATAGAGGTTCAAGCTTGAACATTTTTGCAAATGTCTCGTGGACGGCCTGAAACTCAGGGTCGTATTTAAGGGTCATTTTCAGATTCTGAGCGGCGTGGTTACTTAGAAAAGGCAGGTTATTAACCAGTAACTTTCAGGTGCGATACTTTTCGACCTTTCGGGGCTCAGAGGGGATTAAATAGTTTAGAAAGGTTGCCGAGGTTCTTTAATTGTTAACCTGATCTTGACTAGTACCATGGTATATCACCAACGCGACCCGAACCGAATCGGTGTTAATCTTCACTCATACTTATGAACCACCCAATCGATGGTCTCAGCAGAGACCGTTAAAGAGTTGAAGTCCATAATCTTACTTTTATGCCTTACTTCTATGCCTTTCTTCTATGCCTTTCTTCTATGCCTTACTCTTGTGCATTACTTTTAGGCCTCTTGATTTTAGGCCCGTATCCTGATATAGGATTTCTTAATATGCCTTAGTCAAGGCTGATCTCTTCTATCTATAGACTTTGGAACTATCCCGAGATAGCATAGGCTAAACCAACACCTTAACCCCGCAATCCCGGATTAGTAACATTTATCAACCACTCTGCCTTTCACACTCTCAAGATCCGACGACCACTGGCCGATGTTTGCGCAATTTGAACTCTACTCAGGAGGCTGGGTTCATGCAGAAAAACGCGTGAAGCATCGCCGGTCCCCAGGCGGTTGCATTCCATGTAAGGCCACAGTCTCATCACCGTGGCGAAATCACTGACACTGCTCCAGGCCGAAATCGACGCAAGAAATGCGATGAATGTCGCCCGATATGCGGTAGCTGTTTGAATCCTCGGGTCTCTTGCAGTTGGTGTGGCAGTAGCGAGCGTCGTAACCAGAAGTTCGATGTTCGGGCTGGTGAGAAGAGTGTGAGTCCTCAGCTAGAAAACGGCTCCCATGACGAGGCCAGCGGACCTAGCACACCGAGTGCCCTTGGTGAGGAGTTGATCTTACAAAACGGAAACCGCCTATCTTCTCCGATACACATTAACAACAGAGGTGTCTTCAACGAATGCTTCCAAGGCCTGCCCTCATGCTCAATGACAGGACTGCTCGAGGTCCTCGACCAGGCTACGTCGAGACTAGATCAAGGCCGAGAGTTCTCTATGCTAGCCCAGGGTTTCGAAGCCTTGGCAAGTTCTCGCAGTATGCTGCATGCCTGGCTCGCGTGTTCGGCTATCACTATTTCGCAGCTTCAAACGAGCTGGCGTATTCACGCTTTACAGCAACACAGCGATGCCCTGAAGCACCTTCGGTTGAGTACGCGGAGTGAGGAGAGTCTTACGTAAGATTCTAATATCGCGACTGTTCTTTTACTGCATGTATTTGAGGTAAGCACATGGCGCTTCATGAGCTTGTCGGAAGAGCTAATACAGCCTAGCTCAACTCCTCAGCTTACGGATATACTTCCGGATATTGAAGCTCGAGATGAAACACCATCCACACCATTGGCCAACGTCAAGCAAAGGATCATTTTTAGTCTGTCGGAAGACCTAATGGAGCTTAGTCTCGCTCGAAACTCAACCTTTCtcacttttcttttctcatcTGGATGATCAATCTGCTGGTCATCCGAGGCCGTTATCGCTTCTAGTTCTCATCTTTAGTGCGTCGGAAGACCTGTTTCGGTTTGGTTTCCCCCAGGTTTGTCTGTCACCATGAACGACCGGCATTATCATCGGCAGGTTGGCTATTATCGCTGAACTTCTTATCAATAGGAGAGTTGACAAGTCTATAAAgtctcctcgtcgtcttGAACAATGACTTCATGCACCAAATTCATCCATACATCCCCTTTAACAACTCCATCTGAATCGCCATGGAAGAGAATCACCCTTCCCACTCCGACTATGAAGTCGTGCCTGGAACAGTCTACCTCGTCACCCAACCATCccacaacaccaaccaacacGGAGACATCATCCTTGTTCCCACTCCATCCAACAATCTAGACGATCCACTCCGGTGGTCCCTCTGGCGTAAGAGATATCATATCTTCTTACTCGTTATATACAGCACCGTCATGACTGCCCTCGGAAATTGGGAAAGTTCTGTTTACGTTGATATCCAAGATGCGCTTGGGACATCGATtaatcaactcaacatcggTACTGCTCTGACGCTATTGatgcttggtgttggaaaTGTCTTTTTCACCCCTCTTTCTCATAGTAAGTTTCTTGACCTGAGTAGTACGCGTGCTAATGTCTGGTAGAGTTTGGGCGGCGCATTGCATACCTTTCTAGTCTGGCTGTAGTGATCGGCTGCCATATCTGGCTTGCGACTGCGCGGAACTCCGGTGACTTTATCGGTGCTCATGTCCTCTTTGGACTAGGGCGTGCACCATACGAAGCTCTCGTTCGCATCTCGATCGCTGATATCTTCTTTGCTCACGAACGAGGTTTTGCCTTAGGTATATACGCCTTCGGGCTATCAGCAGGCTCTTCAGTCGGTCCAATTTGCTCTGGGTACATGATCGAAACTCTCGGTTGGCGTTGGGTATACTGGTGGGGTGCTATCTTGTGCGGTATACTCTTTGTTGCTATCTTCTTTACTTTGGAGGAAAGCAACTTCGTCAGAGACTCGGAGCTGCCGCAAGATCCAGCCCAAGAGTCTGTTCTGGAGGCCATCCAGCACGATAAAGGAGAAAAGCAGTTACACTCTGCACTCACCAATGGTAGTGTATACAGAGTTGGTCAAGTTCTGGAGACAGACTCATTTCGTCTTCAGTACCGCGCTTGGGTTGTTCTCCCAGGAACTTGGGAGCAACTCGTCAGGCAAGTCTATCGACCTCTGCAACTAGCTTGGTTTCCAGCCATTGTTTGGGTAAGCTACAACATTTCTCCCTCAGACTGTCGATATACTTACCTAAAGTAGAGCGGTCTCGAGTACGGCGCCTGTGTGTCGTGGATTACCGTCTTGGGAACCACTACAGCTTCCATCTTAGGCTCGTCACCATATAACATGAGCAATGAGGCCTTGGGTCTGATCTGGCTGTCTCCTCTCATCGGAGGTCTTTTCGGGTAAGCTTCCTTCACAACACAGCACTTCTTCTATGCTAACCATCCATCAGAGCCTTGATGGCGGGTCCTTTCAACGACAAGCTTGTCCTGTTCCTCACACGCCGAAACCGCGGTTGGCTCGAGCCAGAGTTCCGTCTCTGGGTCTTCATCCCCATGGCATTCCTAATGTCAGGCGGTCTCCTACTATACGGCGTCGGTGCAGCTAATTCTGTACCTTGGATCGGTCCTGTGGTCGGCATGGGACTCGTTGGTTTTGGGTTGACTGTTGCAGCTGCGCTTACGATGGCCTATGTTGTTGACTGCTATAAGGAGGTTGACGGTGAAGCTATCACGACCGTAATCCTGATCAGGAACATCATTGGTTGTGCTATGACATTTGGTATTCAACCTTGGATTGACAGCATGGGGGTGCAAGATACTTTCATCTTGGTCTGTTTTCTGTCATTTATCATCACTGTATTCGCGGGGGCATTCATCGTCTGGGGAAAGAAGTTTCGCATTCTTACTCAGGTGGCATATCTGAGCTTCGCGGGAACTTCCTCTAGGGAAAACTAAACACTGGGACAGGGCAATTATTGAGTCAATCATATTCCCAAACGCCCTTGGTTATCTTGTATCTTTCTTATATAGCCATTCCCATAGCCAACTGTACTTTTACAAGGCATCATTAATTCCTTACTCCTTGGTCAAGTCCTTCAGAATCTTTCGACCTCTCACACAATCATCCTCGTGGCCAGGCTCTCTACTCGTCTCCTCAATACCGCCCTGAATCCACGCCTGCACAGCCTCATGCTCAAACAACCGATCAGAATACTCCTTCGCCGCACCATCCAGCTCAATACCAAAAGTCTTGACCCTCGAAGCGACAGGAGCATACATAGCATCCACGATCGTGAATTTATCACCCGCCAACCACGGTCCACCAAACTTATCCAGCCCCTCTTTAAAAAGCTCATTGAAGCGGTTGATATCCTTCTGGAGCGCCTCACTCGGTGTTCCAAGCTCAATTCTTAACCCAACGTTCATAGAGCACTCATCGCGAATGGCGTCAAAGCTAGAGTGCATTTCCGCAGCGGCGCTACGAGCAAAAGCACGTGCTGCTGCGTCAGTCGGCCAAGCAGCGGGGTATTTCTCCGCGATGTACTCGCAGATAGCTAACGAGTCCCAAACAACAATTGAAgtttctccatcatgaagacAGGGGACTTTTCCTGTTGGTGAAAAGGCGAGGAAGTCGGGTTGACGACGACCAGgtttgaagaggttgagcttctcgtcgaAGGGGATGTCGAGGGCTTTGAGAAGAACCCAGGGTCGCATTGACCAAGACGAGTAGCGCTTATTGCCGATGAAGAGTGAATAGGTCATTTTTGCTCTGATTTTTGGATGATTTGACGAGATGAGTATCgtgaggttggagatggcttTTATGGTGTTGAAAAAATGCCCCACTGGAGGCTCTAGTGACTCATTGGCACGCCCTTCGTGTACTCCCTACCGAGTACAGGATTTGTAATCATAAACGAGTTACTGGTCTCTATCACGAATGAAGCAGGTGAGTAAATTATTTATGTTATTTAATATATCATTAAATATTTCCCTCTATACATTTTTATACCGAGGTAAGATGCCATATTTCTTCGTTTATGTACCCAATAAAAATAATGTCCCATCCTTGCAAGGATTCGGATCCTTTTCGTATATGAAATTGACTTAGACAGTGTGCTTGGGCGGCGCATAGGCTGGCACAGGTTCTTTTCGTCGAAGCATAGCGTCCCAGAGTGCAAGGCCAGTCTCAGCAAGGTGGATAatgaagaagggaatgaGGTTGTACTGCCAGCCTCGCATGAGACGCAAGTGATGTTCAATGTCATTCCTCTCGTTCGAGTTGGTAAGGTCGAGTTTCAAAAATGCCGAGAACCAATTCTGAGGTGTCCACGACTGAAGGGGATATTTCTCATTATCATTCAGACCCGCCGCAACACCAGGGTTGATACGTTGTCCGTTATGATTATTCGTAACAACAAACGTATAAATAAGAGCCGTGAGAATAAGCAGTAAACTGAGGACGTTGAAGACCAGCCACGTGTTGTACAAGAATCGACTGAACTTCCCAGGGTTTTGTCTGCTGCGAAGAATCAAAGCGATGATTCCTCCGCAGCCGATGAGGACGAATGCTGTTCCTGCTGCGCCGTTGCTGGTGTGGCCCTGATCAACGATCAAGTTTGCAGGCTCGCCTTTTAGATTATGTCTTGTACCTCGGTACTCGAATGAGAAAGTTCCGCTGG
Coding sequences within:
- a CDS encoding glutathione S-transferase; this translates as MTYSLFIGNKRYSSWSMRPWVLLKALDIPFDEKLNLFKPGRRQPDFLAFSPTGKVPCLHDGETSIVVWDSLAICEYIAEKYPAAWPTDAAARAFARSAAAEMHSSFDAIRDECSMNVGLRIELGTPSEALQKDINRFNELFKEGLDKFGGPWLAGDKFTIVDAMYAPVASRVKTFGIELDGAAKEYSDRLFEHEAVQAWIQGGIEETSREPGHEDDCVRGRKILKDLTKE